Proteins encoded together in one Lathyrus oleraceus cultivar Zhongwan6 chromosome 5, CAAS_Psat_ZW6_1.0, whole genome shotgun sequence window:
- the LOC127087544 gene encoding uncharacterized protein LOC127087544 yields MQKLKVLTLLFLSMCQAALSYTDGLLPNGDFEVGPKASQIKGTVVTTHDGIPNWTISGMVEYIKSGQKQGDMLLVVPEGAYAVRLGNEAYIKQKVKLNKGSTYSITFSAARTCAQEEKLNVSVVPTNEKSDYGIIPIQTMYGSNGWESFACGFRADYPEGEIVIHNSGVEEDPACGPLIDSVALKVLNPPQRTRANLLKNGNFEEGPYVFPNASWGVLIPPHIEDAHGPLPGWIVESLKAVKYIDSDHFSVPEGKRGIELVAGKESALAQVVMTTIGKVYVLTFAVGDANNACEGSMTVEAFAGRDTVQVPYQSLGKGGFKRGKLRFTATTTRTRIRFLSTFYTMKNDNSGSLCGPVIDDVKLLSVRYPNKHI; encoded by the exons ATGCAGAAGCTTAAAGTGCTAACACTTCTGTTCCTCTCAATGTGCCAAGCTGCTTTGTCTTATACAGATG GCTTATTACCCAATGGTGACTTCGAAGTAGGACCAAAAGCCTCACAAATTAAGGGCACAGTAGTAACAACCCACGACGGTATTCCAAATTGGACAATTTCAGGTATGGTAGAATACATAAAATCAGGACAAAAACAAGGTGACATGCTTTTGGTTGTACCAGAAGGTGCTTATGCTGTTAGGCTTGGGAATGAAGCTTATATTAAGCAGAAAGTGAAGCTTAATAAAGGTTCAACTTACTCAATCACGTTTAGTGCAGCACGTACATGTGCACAAGAAGAGAAACTTAATGTGTCTGTGGTTCCAACTAATGAGAAAAGTGATTATGGTATTATTCCAATTCAAACTATGTATGGTAGTAATGGTTGGGAATCGTTTGCTTGTGGATTTAGAGCCGATTATCCAGAAGGTGAAATTGTGATACATAACTCTGGTGTTGAAGAAGATCCTGCTTGTGGTCCACTTATTGATTCGGTTGCTTTGAAGGTTTTGAATCCACCACAAAGAACCAGAG CAAATTTGTTGAAAAATGGAAACTTTGAAGAAGGACCTTATGTGTTCCCAAATGCTTCTTGGGGAGTATTGATTCCACCTCACATTGAGGATGCTCATGGTCCATTACCAGGATGGATAGTTGAGTCTCTCAAAGCAGTCAAATACATTGATTCAGATCATTTCTCAGTCCCCGAGGGAAAAAGAGGAATCGAACTAGTTGCAGGAAAAGAAAGTGCACTTGCACAAGTAGTGATGACCACAATTGGAAAAGTTTATGTCCTCACTTTCGCTGTTGGTGATGCCAATAATGCATGTGAAGGTTCCATGACAGTAGAAGCATTTGCAGGTAGAGATACAGTTCAAGTTCCATATCAATCTTTGGGTAAAGGAGGTTTTAAAAGAGGCAAACTCCGATTTACCGCAACGACGACACGCACTAGGATTAGGTTCCTAAGTACATTTTATACAATGAAGAATGATAACTCTGGTTCTCTTTGTGGACCTGTAATAGATGATGTGAAATTGCTTAGTGTTCGTTATCCCAACAAGCACATCTAA